A stretch of Phragmites australis chromosome 12, lpPhrAust1.1, whole genome shotgun sequence DNA encodes these proteins:
- the LOC133887071 gene encoding agmatine coumaroyltransferase-2-like → MKITVQSSKPVKPTYVSSRGGGVPSAVAEAVLLTVFDKVNYNQYISGINFFRPPVPPNAVLEAGLARALAEYREWAGRLGVDANDSRVILLNNAGARFVEATADVTLDSVMPPEASPEVLSLHPDGTGAEELMLVQVTRFACGSVAVGHTMHHIVADGRAASNFLLAWGQAARRASFDPVPVHDRASLFVPRCPPRVEFDHRGVEFKPRGEKKGRGNDVDDEVVVHRVHFNQEFLSELKLLASAGAARPISTLQCVAAHLWQCITKARGLDGREVTRLRVAVDGRARMSTPRVPAGYTGNVVLWACPTTTAQELTATPLRHAVELISREVSRIDDAYFRSFIDFANSIAVEEEDLVPTADAAETVLSPDVEVDSLLHVPFYDLDFGGGPPFFFMPSYLPVEGSVFVVRSFSGARGVDAYVPLFSRAVDTFKNCCYSLAVDARL, encoded by the coding sequence ATGAAGATCACCGTGCAGTCGTCGAAGCCCGTCAAGCCCACCTACGTTAgcagccgcggcggcggcgttccGTCTGCGGTGGCGGAAGCCGTCCTGCTCACCGTGTTCGACAAGGTCAACTACAACCAGTACATCTCCGGTATAAACTTCTTCCGCCCGCCGGTCCCACCCAACGCCGTGCTTGAGGCGGGGCTCGCCAGGGCGCTGGCCGAGTACCGCGAGTGGGCCGGGCGGCTCGGCGTGGACGCCAACGACAGCCGTGTGATCCTACTCAACAACGCGGGCGCACGATTCGTCGAGGCAACGGCAGACGTCACGCTCGACTCCGTCATGCCGCCGGAGGCGTCGCCGGAGGTGCTGAGCCTGCACCCGGACGGCACTGGCGCCGAGGAGCTGATGCTGGTCCAGGTCACGAGGTTCGCATGCGGCTCCGTCGCCGTCGGCCACACCATGCATCACATCGTGGCCGACGGACGTGCTGCCAGCAACTTCCTGCTCGCGTGGGGCCAGGCCGCCCGCCGCGCCTCCTTCGACCCCGTCCCGGTGCACGATCGGGCATCCCTCTTCGTGCCCCGGTGCCCGCCACGGGTCGAGTTCGACCACCGGGGCGTCGAGTTCAAGCCTCGCGGGGAGAAGAAGGGCAGAGGTAACGACGTCGACGACGAAGTGGTGGTTCACAGGGTGCACTTCAACCAAGAGTTTCTCTCCGAGCTGAAGTTACTggcgtcggcgggggcggcgcggCCGATCAGCACGTTGCAGTGTGTGGCGGCGCACCTGTGGCAGTGCATCACAAAGGCGCGTGGGCTCGACGGCCGCGAGGTTACCAGGCTGCGCGTCGCTGTGGACGGGAGAGCGCGGATGAGCACCCCGCGAGTGCCAGCGGGGTACACCGGAAACGTTGTCCTCTGGGCATGCCCGACCACTACCGCGCAGGAGCTGACGGCCACGCCACTGCGGCACGCAGTAGAGCTCATCAGCCGGGAGGTGAGCCGGATCGATGACGCCTACTTCAGGTCGTTCATCGACTTCGCGAACTCCAtcgcggtggaggaggaggacctaGTGCCGACGGCAGACGCGGCGGAGACAGTGCTGAGCCCGGACGTCGAGGTGGACAGCCTACTGCATGTCCCGTTCTACGACCTGGACTTCGGCGGCGGCCCGCCGTTCTTCTTCATGCCCAGCTACCTGCCGGTCGAGGGCTCCGTCTTCGTCGTGCGGTCTTTCTCCGGTGCCAGGGGAGTGGACGCCTACGTGCCTCTCTTCAGCCGCGCCGTGGACACCTTCAAGAACTGCTGCTACTCCCTCGCAGTGGACGCACGGCTTTAG